The sequence below is a genomic window from Candidatus Binataceae bacterium.
TTCCACCGCCGCGCGCGCAAGCGCTCTCGCCCGCGGGGCAGAAGATGCTCGCGGAGCTGATTGCCTCGGGCCAGATCGCCGAGATGTATCGACCCGACTTGCGCTCGTTCGAAGCCCCGCTTAGGACCTTTTACCAAAGTGGCGACAACACACTGGCCTGGGTTCGCGACGGCCAAGTTACGCCTCAGGCGACGGCACTTGTGGCGGTTTTTGTGCAGGCCGAGCGCGAAGGGCTGGAGCCCGCCGACTACGACGGTCCGCGCTGGTCTGATCGCTTCCAGCGATTGCCGCGGGCGGATGAAGCTGAGTTGGTACGCTTCGACGTGGCGCTTACGGCATGCGCGATGCGCTACATCCGAGACTTGCGGGTGGGGCGGGTCAATCCCCAGGCCTTGAAGTTCGGCCTGGATCCCAGTGCCAATGAAATCGATATGGCGGCCTTTCTGCGCACCCGGGTGGTGCTCGCCGAACCGGCGACCATCGCACCCGCCATGAGCGCTTTGGAACCGCCTTTTTGGGCCTATCGACGCACTCTGGCGGCGCTTCAGACCTACGAGCGTTTGGCCAAATCGGACGACGGGCAGACCTTACCGATTCCCGCCAAAAGCGTCGAACCCGGCCAACCCTATGCCGGCTTGACGGGATTGGTGCGCCGGTTGCGCCTGGTGGGAGATTTGCCCGCCGACGCGGTGGTTAAGACCGCACCTCCCATCTACCAGGAACCGCTGGTGACGGCGGTCAAGAGCTATCAGCGCCGCCATGGTCTAGATATCGACGGGCGTTTGGGCCGGGCCACCCTGGAGCAGCTCAATGTACCACTGAGCTGGCGCGTGGAGCAGCTTCGGCTGAGTCTGGAGCGCTGGCGTTGGGTTCCGCAGACCTACGCGCAGCCACCGCTGATCGTCAATATTCCCGAATTCATGCTTCGCTGCTGGAACAAAGATTATCGCAATGTCTTGCAGATGCGAGTGGTGGTCGGCCGTTCCTACCGGCACAAGACTCCGGTCTTTGCCGAGCCGATGCGCTATCTGGTCTTCCGCCCCTACTGGAACGTTCCCCTTAGCATCCAGCGCGCCGAGTTGGTACCCAAGCTGGCCCGCAACCCAAACTATCTATCCGAGCATGGCTACGAAGTGGTCGACCGCAGCGGGGCGATCATCACGGGTGCGATGGACGGCGCGATTTTGGCGGGGATACGCTCGGGCAAGCTGTCGGTCCGCCAGCGCCCCGGCCCCAAAAACGCTTTGGGACTGGTGAAATTCATCTTCCCCAACAGCTACAGCGTCTATTTGCACAGCACCCCGGCGGTCGCGCTATTCGCGCGCCGCCGGCGCGATTTCAGTCACGGCTGTATTCGAGTCCAGG
It includes:
- a CDS encoding L,D-transpeptidase family protein, producing the protein MIAFPSRLGRMVLMVGFGVGVLMAQALAAAPIPPPRAQALSPAGQKMLAELIASGQIAEMYRPDLRSFEAPLRTFYQSGDNTLAWVRDGQVTPQATALVAVFVQAEREGLEPADYDGPRWSDRFQRLPRADEAELVRFDVALTACAMRYIRDLRVGRVNPQALKFGLDPSANEIDMAAFLRTRVVLAEPATIAPAMSALEPPFWAYRRTLAALQTYERLAKSDDGQTLPIPAKSVEPGQPYAGLTGLVRRLRLVGDLPADAVVKTAPPIYQEPLVTAVKSYQRRHGLDIDGRLGRATLEQLNVPLSWRVEQLRLSLERWRWVPQTYAQPPLIVNIPEFMLRCWNKDYRNVLQMRVVVGRSYRHKTPVFAEPMRYLVFRPYWNVPLSIQRAELVPKLARNPNYLSEHGYEVVDRSGAIITGAMDGAILAGIRSGKLSVRQRPGPKNALGLVKFIFPNSYSVYLHSTPAVALFARRRRDFSHGCIRVQDPVSLAVWVLRHNPGNWDRTHVLAAMEGERDSYQVNLAQPLPVLIVYTTAFVLRSGEVRFFNDIYGYDLELERALSNGVPTR